From a single Streptomyces liliifuscus genomic region:
- a CDS encoding response regulator — MADRVNGPALRAVIADDQALVRTGFGMILAADGIEVTAEAADGAEAVAAVRRTRPDVVLMDIRMPRMDGIEATRRILGDEGPGDTRVIILTTYDLDHYVYAALTAGASGFLLKDVTPEHLVAAVRLVRSGDALLAPTITRRLIERFAQREEPRPPTLHRDLTGLTPRELEVLRLLATGLSNAELADRLFLSPTTVKTHIGRILSKLDLRDRVQAVVLAYETGLIAPGDPTPDTG, encoded by the coding sequence GTGGCGGACCGCGTGAACGGGCCGGCCCTGCGAGCCGTCATCGCCGACGACCAGGCTCTGGTCCGTACGGGGTTCGGGATGATCCTCGCCGCCGACGGCATCGAGGTGACGGCGGAGGCGGCGGACGGGGCCGAGGCGGTCGCAGCCGTCCGGCGCACCCGGCCCGACGTCGTGCTCATGGACATCCGGATGCCGCGGATGGACGGCATCGAGGCGACCAGACGGATCCTCGGAGACGAAGGCCCGGGGGACACCCGGGTCATCATCCTCACCACGTACGACCTCGACCACTACGTCTACGCGGCACTCACCGCCGGCGCCAGCGGCTTCCTGCTCAAGGACGTCACCCCGGAGCATCTGGTGGCCGCCGTCCGCCTGGTGCGGTCCGGCGACGCGCTCCTCGCGCCCACCATCACCCGCCGGCTGATCGAACGCTTCGCCCAGCGCGAGGAGCCCCGGCCGCCGACCCTCCACCGCGACCTGACCGGCCTCACGCCACGCGAACTGGAGGTGCTCCGGCTCCTCGCGACAGGACTCAGCAACGCCGAACTCGCGGACCGCCTGTTCCTGAGCCCCACCACGGTCAAGACGCACATCGGCCGCATCCTGTCGAAACTGGACCTCCGGGACCGCGTCCAGGCGGTCGTGCTCGCCTACGAGACCGGCCTGATCGCTCCGGGAGACCCGACACCCGACACGGGCTGA
- a CDS encoding DeoR/GlpR family DNA-binding transcription regulator, which yields MLAEQRHQLILRTLRSGGTASVIDLSEQLDVSAATVRRDLLKLEGDGLLSRVHGGAVIEEDRAPFDEAAEVRVAEKDAMAARAAELIEDGQSVILDSGTTVHRLARRLHGRRLTVITNSLAVYEELTADENIALMLLGGMVIRESRMMDGFMAEDNLRQVHADWAFMGACGIRSGGQVMDTTVAEVPARRAMIAAGDKVVLLADRSKFPGSGMVKICGPEDLDVLITTASADDATCTALHEAGVRVITTPPSTVDGSVEVRV from the coding sequence GTGCTGGCTGAACAACGACACCAACTCATCCTGCGGACCCTGCGTTCCGGCGGCACCGCCTCCGTGATCGATCTCTCCGAACAACTGGACGTGAGTGCGGCGACCGTCCGCCGCGACCTCCTCAAGCTGGAAGGGGACGGGCTGCTCAGCCGCGTGCACGGCGGTGCGGTCATCGAGGAGGACCGTGCGCCGTTCGACGAGGCCGCCGAGGTCCGGGTGGCCGAGAAGGACGCGATGGCCGCCCGCGCGGCCGAGCTGATCGAGGACGGCCAGTCGGTCATCCTCGACAGCGGCACGACCGTCCACCGGCTGGCACGTCGACTGCACGGGCGCCGGCTGACCGTGATCACCAACAGCCTCGCCGTGTACGAGGAACTCACCGCGGACGAGAACATCGCCCTGATGCTGCTCGGCGGCATGGTCATACGCGAGTCACGCATGATGGACGGCTTCATGGCCGAGGACAACCTGCGCCAGGTGCACGCCGACTGGGCCTTCATGGGCGCCTGCGGCATACGTTCCGGCGGCCAGGTCATGGACACCACCGTCGCCGAGGTGCCCGCCAGGCGCGCCATGATCGCCGCCGGTGACAAGGTGGTGCTGCTGGCGGACCGGAGCAAGTTCCCCGGAAGCGGCATGGTGAAGATCTGCGGCCCGGAGGACCTGGATGTGCTCATCACCACCGCGTCGGCGGACGACGCGACCTGCACGGCCCTGCACGAGGCCGGGGTGAGAGTGATCACGACACCTCCGTCGACGGTCGACGGCTCGGTCGAGGTCCGCGTCTAG
- a CDS encoding DUF427 domain-containing protein, which produces MNSPGNSSQNVQVLRHPPAPADSLLWEPSERWVRGTKDDVTVVDSRRPVLVWEPGRPVPLYAFPREDVRTDLLRETEKSAGRPHAGTTRFYDLDIGGETIAGAAWTYPGEELGSYISFEWFGREVLDHWYEEDEEIFVHPRDPHKRVDALPSSRHVQVEIDGTVVADTRAPVLLFETGLPVRYYIPREDVRLDQFTPSDLTTRCPYKGVATAYWSWPGEDVPPNIAWSYPDPLSAVGVIKDRVAFFNEAVDITVDGERLERPVTEFIKPRK; this is translated from the coding sequence ATGAACTCCCCCGGCAACAGCTCACAGAACGTCCAGGTACTGCGTCACCCGCCTGCCCCCGCCGACAGCCTCCTGTGGGAACCCAGCGAGCGTTGGGTGCGTGGAACGAAGGACGATGTCACCGTCGTCGACAGTCGGCGGCCGGTCCTCGTCTGGGAGCCCGGGCGGCCGGTTCCGTTGTACGCGTTCCCGCGTGAGGACGTGCGTACAGATCTGTTGCGGGAGACGGAGAAGTCCGCCGGGCGGCCGCACGCCGGGACGACGCGCTTCTACGACCTCGACATCGGCGGTGAGACCATCGCCGGGGCGGCCTGGACGTATCCCGGCGAGGAGTTGGGCTCGTACATCTCGTTCGAGTGGTTCGGGCGGGAGGTGCTCGACCACTGGTACGAGGAGGACGAGGAGATCTTCGTCCATCCGCGTGACCCGCACAAACGGGTGGACGCGCTGCCCAGTTCACGGCATGTCCAGGTCGAGATCGACGGCACGGTCGTCGCGGACACCCGAGCGCCGGTCCTCCTCTTCGAGACCGGTCTGCCCGTGCGGTACTACATCCCGCGCGAGGACGTACGCCTCGATCAGTTCACTCCCAGCGACCTCACGACCCGCTGCCCCTACAAGGGTGTGGCGACCGCGTACTGGTCGTGGCCCGGCGAGGACGTACCGCCGAACATCGCCTGGAGCTATCCCGACCCGCTCTCGGCCGTGGGTGTGATCAAGGACCGTGTGGCCTTCTTCAACGAGGCCGTCGACATCACGGTCGACGGGGAGCGGCTCGAACGCCCTGTCACCGAATTCATCAAGCCTCGGAAGTGA
- a CDS encoding vWA domain-containing protein, whose translation MTSTAVPLFDRAEFAGRLGAELRHAGVAVTPERSVRFLQALVLLPPVDRTALYWAARLAFVTDREQIEPFERVFDAVFAGGPSSVAVRGAGGRSEPAPGSEPAPGRPPPLSGIGPNPTRAPLPSGTVGEASNRDGRQPPDTDSDRRTLELPTAGSTAEVLAHKDFAALDPGELAELNRLLALLTLKAPLRRGRRQETDRRGHRIDLRRTLRTGQRTGGEAVLLTRTRHRLRRRRLVLLCDISRSMEPYTRAYLRLFPRATAGAAAEAFVFATRLTRLTPVLRHTGPSGVDAALRRAGAAASDWSGGTRIGHALAEFNNRFGRRGMARSAVVVIFSDGWEGEDPAAVGREMARLARLAHRVIWVNPRKAAPDYTPRTAGMTAALPHCDAFVSGHSLAALMEVVEAIAGNETVVRRRLDIGRK comes from the coding sequence GTGACCTCGACGGCGGTTCCGCTCTTCGACCGGGCCGAGTTCGCGGGCCGGCTCGGCGCGGAGCTGCGGCACGCCGGGGTGGCCGTGACCCCGGAGCGGTCGGTGCGGTTCCTTCAGGCGCTGGTGCTGCTGCCGCCGGTGGACCGCACGGCGCTGTACTGGGCGGCACGGCTGGCGTTCGTCACGGACCGCGAGCAGATCGAACCGTTCGAGAGGGTCTTCGACGCGGTCTTCGCGGGCGGGCCAAGCTCCGTGGCCGTCCGCGGAGCTGGTGGCAGATCCGAGCCCGCGCCCGGCAGCGAACCCGCCCCCGGTCGGCCCCCGCCGCTCTCCGGAATCGGCCCGAATCCCACCCGCGCGCCCCTGCCGAGTGGCACCGTCGGCGAGGCATCGAACCGCGACGGTAGACAGCCCCCGGACACGGACAGCGACCGGCGGACCTTGGAACTACCGACAGCGGGCAGTACGGCCGAGGTCCTCGCCCACAAGGACTTCGCGGCCCTCGACCCCGGCGAGCTGGCCGAACTCAACCGGCTTCTCGCCCTGTTGACGCTGAAAGCACCGCTGCGCCGAGGCCGCCGCCAGGAGACCGACCGTCGCGGCCACCGCATCGACCTGCGCCGAACCCTGCGCACCGGCCAGCGCACCGGCGGCGAGGCCGTACTGCTGACCCGCACCCGCCATCGCCTACGCCGACGACGACTGGTGCTGCTGTGCGACATCTCCCGCTCCATGGAGCCGTACACCCGCGCCTACCTCCGCCTCTTCCCACGAGCGACCGCCGGTGCTGCGGCCGAGGCGTTCGTCTTCGCCACCCGCCTCACCCGGCTGACGCCCGTGCTGCGGCACACCGGCCCGTCCGGCGTGGACGCGGCACTGCGCCGAGCGGGCGCCGCCGCGTCCGACTGGTCGGGCGGCACCCGCATCGGCCACGCGCTGGCGGAGTTCAACAACCGCTTCGGCCGCCGGGGCATGGCACGCAGTGCCGTCGTGGTGATCTTCTCCGACGGCTGGGAGGGCGAGGACCCCGCCGCCGTCGGCCGCGAAATGGCCCGCCTCGCACGCCTCGCCCACCGCGTCATCTGGGTCAACCCCCGCAAAGCGGCCCCCGACTACACCCCACGCACCGCCGGCATGACCGCCGCGCTCCCCCACTGCGACGCATTTGTGAGCGGCCACAGTCTGGCTGCCCTCATGGAGGTGGTGGAGGCGATCGCGGGCAACGAGACGGTCGTGCGGCGGCGCCTCGACATCGGCCGAAAGTGA